One segment of Ipomoea triloba cultivar NCNSP0323 chromosome 12, ASM357664v1 DNA contains the following:
- the LOC116000407 gene encoding villin-4-like: MGVSVRNLDAAFQEAGQKDGIEIWHIENFHPVPIPESSYGKFYTGDSYIILKTTALKSGALRHDIHYWLGKDTSQDEAGTAAVKTIELDVVLGGRAVQYREVQSNETEKFLSYFKPCIIPQEGGVASGFKHAEAEEYKIRLFVCKGKHVVHVKEVLFARSSLNHDDIFILDTKSKIFQFSGVNSSIQERAKALEVVQCIRDTYHDGKCEVAAIEDGKLMSDADTGEFWGLFGGFAPLPRKTTKGDTKSADALFSRLYRVEKGQPEPVDADSLTKGMLDTNRCYILDCGIEAFVWMGRNTSLDERKTASVAADELLHGLDRTKCHVVRLIEGFETVMFRKKFDSWPQSTDVAAPEDGKGRVAALLKRQGVNVKGLMKDSPPKEEPQPYIDCTGDLQVWRVNGQQKTLLPESDQSKFYTGDCFIFQYSYPGEDKEEYLIGTWFGKLSVKEDQISATSQASKMVESMKFLATQACIYEGFEPIQFLAIFQSLIVFKGGLSEGYKKFLAEKELPDDTYSEDGIALFRVQGTGPDNMQAIEVVPVALSLNSSYCYILHSGSSVFTWYGNLTTSDDQDLAERQLDLIKPEMQSRLHKEGAESEQFWDILGGKSEYSSQKIERDNESDPHLFSCTFSNGDLKVVEIYNFNQDDLLTEDIFILDCLSDIYVWVGQLVENKNKKQALVIGEKFLQNDFLLEKLSQQAPIYIVFEASEPTFFTRFFTWDSMKAAMHGNSFQRKLAIVKNGGTPTVHKPKRRTPYGGRSNTSEKPQRSRSLSSSPDRVRPRGRSPAFNALAANFETPNARNLSTPPPMVRKIYPKSVTPDSTKLASRSAAIAALTASFDKSLPARQVIIPSFTKGRASTDASKPSPEENSKPETIQEDVKEGEVEDDDGLRTYPYDRLKTTSTDLITVGIDVTKREAYLSSQEFREKFGMNKDAFYKLPKWKQNKLKMTLQLF, encoded by the exons ATGGGAGTTTCAGTGAGAAATTTGGATGCAGCTTTCCAAGAGGCAGGACAGAAGGA TGGGATTGAGATCTGGcatattgaaaattttcatcctGTGCCTATTCCTGAGTCGTCTTATGGAAAATTTTATACAGGAGACTCTTACATTATTTTAAAG ACCACTGCCTTGAAAAGTGGCGCCTTACGACATGATATTCACTATTGGCTTGGGAAAGATACTAGTCAG GATGAAGCTGGTACTGCAGCCGTTAAGACTATTGAACTAGATGTAGTCCTTGGAGGACGTGCTGTTCAATATCGTGAAGTGCAAAGCAATGAAACTGAGAAGTTTCTTTCTTATTTCAAGCCATGTATAATCCCTCAAGAAGGTGGAGTTGCATCAGGGTTCAAGCATGCTGAAGCAGAAGAGTACAAGATCCGTTTGTTTGTATGCAAAGGGAAGCATGTTGTACACGTAAAAGAG GTCCTTTTTGCTCGGTCCTCTCTCAATCATGATGACATCTTTATCCTTGATACCAAATCTAAAATCTTCCAATTCAGTGGTGTCAATTCATCTATTCAAGAGAGGGCCAAAGCACTTGAAGTTGTTCAGTGCATAAGAGATACTTACCATGATGGAAAATGTGAGGTGGCTGCAATTG AGGATGGAAAACTCATGTCTGATGCTGATACTGGGGAATTCTGGGGTCTGTTTGGTGGATTTGCTCCACTTCCAAGGAAAACAACTAAGGGGGACACTAAAAGTGCTGATGCTCTCTTCAGCAGATTGTATCg AGTTGAGAAAGGGCAGCCAGAACCTGTTGATGCTGATTCTTTGACGAAGGGCATGCTAGATACAAATAGATGCTACATTCTTGATTGTGGAATTGAAGCTTTTGTGTGGATGGGAAGGAATACTTCTCTTGATGAAAGGAAAACTGCAAGTGTTGCAGCAGAT GAACTGTTACATGGCCTTGATAGAACCAAATGTCATGTAGTTCGCTTGATTGAAGGATTTGAGACAGTGATGTTTCGCAAAAAGTTTGACTCTTGGCCCCAGTCAACTGATGTGGCTGCACCAGAGGATGGTAAAGGAAGAGTTGCTG CACTTTTAAAACGCCAAGGGGTTAACGTGAAGGGTCTTATGAAAGATTCTCCTCCCAAAGAAGAACCTCAACCTTATATAGATTGCACGGGGGATTTGCAG GTTTGGCGTGTAAATGGTCAACAGAAGACTCTTCTTCCAGAATCTGATCAGTCAAAGTTCTATACTGGGGACTGTTTCATATTTCAGTATTCTTATCCGGGGGAAGATAAAGAGGAGTATCTTATTGGAACGTGGTTTGGGAAGCTAAGTGTTAAG GAAGATCAAATCTCAGCTACTTCACAGGCAAGTAAAATGGTTGAGTCCATGAAGTTCTTGGCTACTCAG GCTTGCATCTATGAAGGATTTGAACCAATCCAGTTCCTTGCTATATTCCAGAGCCTTATTGTTTTCAAG GGAGGTCTTAGTGAAGGATACAAGAAGTTTCTTGCCGAAAAAGAACTTCCAGATGATACATACAGTGAAGATGGTATTGCTTTATTTCGAGTACAGGGTACTGGACCAGATAATATGCAAGCCATCGAAGTTGTTCCG GTGGCATTATCCTTGAACTCGTCATACTGTTATATACTACACAGTGGCTCCTCTGTCTTCACGTGGTATGGAAATCTTACAACCTCTGATGACCAGGATCTTGCTGAGCGGCAATTGGATCTTATAAAG CCTGAAATGCAGTCTAGACTGCACAAAGAAGGTGCAGAATCTGAACAATTCTGGGATATTTTGGGTGGTAAATCTGAATACTCTAGCCAGAAGATTGAAAGGGATAATGAAAGTGACCCTCATCTGTTCTCATGCACCTTCTCAAATG GAGATTTGAAG GTGGtagaaatttacaatttcaatCAGGATGACCTCTTGACTGAAGATATATTCATCCTAGACTGTCTTTCAGATATTTATGTCTGGGTTGGGCAACTTGTggaaaacaagaataaaaagcAGGCTTTAGTTATTGGTGAG AAATTTCTCCAAAATGATTTCCTTCTGGAGAAATTATCTCAGCAGGCTCCAATATACATTGTTTTTGAAGCGAGTGAACCTACTTTCTTTACTCGCTTTTTCACCTGGGACTCTATGAAAGCTGCT ATGCATGGAAACTCGTTCCAAAGGAAACTTGCCATAGTGAAAAATGGTGGTACTCCAACAGTGCAT AAACCAAAAAGGAGAACACCTTATGGTGGAAGGTCTAATACATCTGAAAAACCTCAACGTTCTAGAAGTTTGTCTTCCAGCCCTGATCGAGTTCGCCCTAGGGGCAGGTCTCCTGCCTTCAATGCCCTAGCTGCTAATTTTGAGACCCCAAATGCAAGGAACCTTTCAACTCCTCCACCAATGGTGAGAAAGATTTATCCAAAATCTGTAACTCCTGATTCCACAAAACTGGCTTCTAGATCAGCGGCTATTGCGGCATTGACAGCATCCTTTGACAAGTCATTGCCAGCCCGGCAAGTCATCATTCCATCCTTTACTAAAG GTCGAGCAAGCACTGATGCATCAAAACCAAGCCCAGAGGAAAATTCAAAACCAGAAACGATACAGGAAGATGTAAAAGAGGgtgaagttgaagatgatgatggaCTTCGAACATACCCTTATGACCGACTCAAGACCACATCAACTGATCTTATTACGGTTGGAATTGATGTAACCAAGAGGGAG GCTTATTTGTCTTCACAAGAGTTCAGGGAGAAATTTGGGATGAATAAGGATGCCTTTTATAAGCTACCGAAGTGGAAACAGAACAAACTAAAAATGACCCTTCAATTGTTCTGA